In Embleya scabrispora, the DNA window CGAACGCCGTCGAACCCCGCCGCTCCCGACCGTGGGCGATCTGCGTCGCCCTGCTCGGCGCGCTGATCTCGGCGGCCTTCCTGATCGGTACGACATCGGTCACCGGCCGGCCCGTGGGCCTGGACAGCGCGGATCGCCTGCTCGACGCCGAGGACGCGACCCACGCCCCGCCCCCGGCGCGCGCCCCGGCCGCCGAATCCGCGCGCGGCCCCGGCGCCCCGCCGGAGGAGGGCACCTGGCCCTCGGACCGGATCGACACACGCGTGTACTTCCGCGTCCAGGCACTCGCCGACATGCGCACGGCCGCCTTCGAACAGGGCGACGAGACGGCCTTCCTCGCCTCCGTCGACCAGCAGGACCGGCCCCTCGTCGACGGCCAGCGGCGGCTCTTCGGCAACCTGCGCAAGATCCCGTTCGACGCGGCCCGCTGGGTCGCCCGCGGCGGTGACAAGAAGGTGGTCACCGCAGACGGCTCCGCCCCGAGCCGGGCCGGTACATCCGCCGCCTGGCCGGTGACGGTCAGCGTCAACGTGGCCTTCGAGCACACGATCACCGGCGTCGACGTGGGCCGCGTCCCGGAGACCTACACCTGGAAGGCCCGCTGCGCCGACCCCACCGACCGCTGCACGCTGATCGACCTGGACGGCGCCGCCGACGCGGACGCCAAGGGCGGATTCGCCGGCTACCCGGCCGCCTGGGACCTGTGGGACCTCCAGGTCGAACGCCGCCCACACGTCGTGGTGATGGGCCCGAAGCAGAACGCGAGCGCACTGCGCCGAAACGCGGACCTGGCCGAGCAGGCCGCCGTGTACACGCTCGGCGCCTGGAAGGGCGGCGCCGGCACCTCGCCCGGCTTCGCCCTCGTGCTGACCTCGTCCCGAACCTCCTTCGGCAAGCTGTACAGCAGCAGCGAGATCCGCGACTGGGCGGCGGGCTACGCGCTGTCCATGCCCGGCACCGATCGATACGTCGGCGGGGTCCGCATGGTCGTGGACGACGAACAACTCGCCGGCGACGCGGCGTTCGCGCCGATCCTGCTGCGGCACGAGATGACCCACGCCCTGATCGCCCCGCTGGCCCGGCCGGGCGTCGCCACCACCATGCCCACCTGGCTGGCCGAGGGCTTCGCCGACTGGCAGGCCGAGGCCGACCGGCCGCTCGCACGCGAGGTCACCACGAACATCCGCACGATGATCGACCGGGGCCGATTCACCGGCGCGCTGCCCGCCGACGAGGACTTCGACACCGCCGACGAGGACCGGGTCGAAAACGCCTACAACCTGGCCCACCTGATGGTGCGATACCTGGCCCGGACGTACGGCGCGGAGCGCGTCTGCGCCTTCCTCACCGACACCCTGACCGGCCGCCACGCCGACATCGACGAGGCACTGACCGCGAGCTTCGGCTCATCCCCGGACCGCCTTCGCGCCGACTGGGCTGCCTGGGTCCGCAAGACCGTCTGACGGGGCCGCGGCGCGAGCCGGGCCCGAACGCCGGAAGCCGCCGGGGGAACCCACCCCGACGGCTTCCGCACACCTCGTCCCGACCCGCGCGCCCGCTCAGGCCCCCATCGCCAGCGCCGGCGACCGCACCGGCTCGGCCAACCACTGGGCGCCCTCGACGCTCGCCACGCCGAACGCGAGCACCAGGGCCCGGGTCGCCGACGGCTCGTACGGCTGGAACAACAGCCGCATCCCGGCCTCCGCCGGCGTCCGCGCCGCCTTGCGCTGGTTGTCGCTCCCGCACGCGGCGACGGT includes these proteins:
- a CDS encoding peptidase MA family metallohydrolase, producing the protein MHPRDPQDAQASQASQALQAPHGLWPNAVEPRRSRPWAICVALLGALISAAFLIGTTSVTGRPVGLDSADRLLDAEDATHAPPPARAPAAESARGPGAPPEEGTWPSDRIDTRVYFRVQALADMRTAAFEQGDETAFLASVDQQDRPLVDGQRRLFGNLRKIPFDAARWVARGGDKKVVTADGSAPSRAGTSAAWPVTVSVNVAFEHTITGVDVGRVPETYTWKARCADPTDRCTLIDLDGAADADAKGGFAGYPAAWDLWDLQVERRPHVVVMGPKQNASALRRNADLAEQAAVYTLGAWKGGAGTSPGFALVLTSSRTSFGKLYSSSEIRDWAAGYALSMPGTDRYVGGVRMVVDDEQLAGDAAFAPILLRHEMTHALIAPLARPGVATTMPTWLAEGFADWQAEADRPLAREVTTNIRTMIDRGRFTGALPADEDFDTADEDRVENAYNLAHLMVRYLARTYGAERVCAFLTDTLTGRHADIDEALTASFGSSPDRLRADWAAWVRKTV